One segment of Spiroplasma cantharicola DNA contains the following:
- the lon gene encoding endopeptidase La, which yields MNKKLPMLITRGSYIYPTFEQVLEIGRDKTTLAVKEAVDKYEGKILMVSQKKPLEDDPKLKDLFTFGVLAEVKIKKEWKDGTLTVNIKSISRVEISDIELKEFYIANYKVKDSLKSSSKEALDKITKYIKAMISSQEEFPSEIGDIIKSSSPNVNPNFIVDSAANLMPFMPIEKKQAMLEELDPVKRIEIINEFLDEKRQSADIESSISKKIKSRVDEQQREFYLREKLKAIKEELGDMDGEGDDLAKYKKRLETEPFPENIKKRILSEIDKCEGMPASSSEANITRTYIDWMMQTPWWQKTEEKTNLTFAKKVLDKHHYGLEKVKERIIEYLAVKQNTNKVKGQIITLVGPPGVGKTSLAKSIAESMGREFVKMALGGVKDESEIRGHRKTYIGAMPGRVIQGMKKAAVKNPVFLLDEIDKMASDYRGDPASAMLEVLDPEQNSKFSDHYLEEEYDLSDVVFIATANYPENIPEALYDRMEIIELSSYTEIEKMKIAEEYLIPKVLDDHAVTKEQVVFKKEAINEIIKHYTREAGVRQLERWIASIVRKFVVKMLKKEIEKLVVTPKVVNELLKKRIFEHTEKENEAQVGVVTGLAYTQFGGDILPIEVNHFPGKGGLILTGKLGDVMKESATIAYDFVKSNYKAFAIPKEVFNENDIHIHVPEGAVPKDGPSAGVTITTAIVSALTNKPVPKEIGMTGEITLRGLVFPIGGLREKSISAHRSGLKKILIPFKNTKDIEDIPEEVRKELEVVPVQKYSEVYENVFGIKLNDLVRELPIATPSKEEGKKAH from the coding sequence ATGAATAAAAAATTACCTATGTTAATTACTCGAGGGAGTTATATCTACCCAACTTTTGAGCAAGTTTTAGAAATTGGTAGAGATAAAACTACTTTAGCAGTTAAAGAAGCAGTTGATAAATATGAGGGGAAAATCCTAATGGTTTCACAAAAAAAACCATTAGAAGATGATCCAAAATTAAAAGATTTATTCACATTTGGTGTTTTAGCTGAAGTAAAAATAAAAAAAGAATGAAAAGATGGTACATTAACTGTAAATATAAAATCAATATCACGTGTAGAAATAAGTGATATTGAATTGAAAGAATTTTATATTGCAAATTATAAAGTAAAAGATAGCTTAAAAAGCTCAAGTAAAGAAGCATTAGATAAAATTACAAAATATATTAAAGCAATGATAAGTTCTCAAGAGGAGTTTCCATCAGAAATAGGAGATATCATTAAATCTTCATCACCTAATGTTAATCCAAACTTTATAGTAGATAGTGCTGCAAATTTAATGCCTTTTATGCCAATTGAAAAGAAACAAGCAATGCTTGAGGAATTGGACCCTGTTAAAAGAATTGAAATTATTAATGAGTTTTTAGATGAAAAACGTCAATCTGCAGATATTGAATCATCAATTAGTAAAAAAATTAAATCAAGAGTTGATGAACAACAAAGAGAATTCTATTTAAGAGAGAAATTAAAAGCTATTAAAGAAGAATTAGGCGATATGGATGGTGAAGGAGATGACTTGGCTAAATATAAAAAACGCCTTGAAACTGAACCTTTCCCTGAAAATATTAAAAAAAGAATTTTATCAGAAATTGATAAATGTGAGGGTATGCCTGCTTCATCTTCTGAGGCAAATATTACAAGAACATATATTGATTGAATGATGCAAACACCATGATGACAAAAAACTGAAGAAAAAACAAATTTAACATTTGCAAAAAAAGTTTTAGATAAACATCATTACGGACTTGAAAAAGTTAAAGAAAGAATTATTGAGTATCTAGCTGTAAAACAAAATACTAATAAAGTCAAAGGACAAATAATTACATTAGTAGGTCCTCCAGGTGTTGGTAAAACTAGTTTAGCAAAATCTATTGCTGAATCAATGGGAAGAGAATTTGTGAAAATGGCTCTTGGTGGAGTTAAAGATGAATCAGAAATTAGAGGTCATAGAAAAACTTATATTGGGGCAATGCCAGGTAGAGTAATTCAGGGAATGAAAAAAGCAGCAGTTAAAAACCCAGTTTTCTTACTTGATGAAATTGATAAAATGGCAAGTGACTATAGGGGAGATCCAGCTTCAGCAATGCTTGAAGTTTTAGACCCTGAACAAAACTCAAAATTCTCAGATCATTATTTAGAAGAAGAATATGACTTAAGTGATGTTGTATTTATTGCAACAGCAAACTATCCAGAAAATATTCCTGAAGCTTTATATGACAGAATGGAAATTATTGAATTATCAAGTTATACTGAAATTGAAAAAATGAAGATTGCAGAAGAATACTTAATTCCAAAAGTTCTAGATGATCATGCTGTTACAAAAGAACAAGTGGTCTTTAAAAAAGAAGCAATTAATGAAATTATTAAGCACTATACTAGAGAAGCTGGTGTAAGACAATTAGAGAGATGAATAGCTTCAATTGTTAGAAAATTTGTTGTAAAAATGTTAAAAAAAGAAATTGAAAAATTAGTTGTTACTCCTAAAGTAGTTAATGAATTACTTAAAAAACGTATTTTTGAACATACTGAAAAGGAAAACGAAGCACAAGTTGGTGTTGTTACAGGTCTTGCATATACTCAATTTGGAGGAGATATCTTACCAATTGAAGTAAATCATTTTCCAGGTAAGGGAGGACTTATCCTTACTGGTAAACTTGGAGATGTAATGAAAGAATCAGCAACAATAGCTTATGACTTTGTTAAATCAAACTATAAGGCATTTGCTATTCCAAAAGAAGTATTTAATGAAAATGATATTCATATTCACGTTCCTGAAGGAGCAGTTCCAAAAGACGGACCAAGTGCTGGTGTGACAATTACTACAGCAATTGTTTCTGCTTTAACAAATAAACCTGTGCCAAAAGAAATTGGTATGACAGGTGAAATTACACTAAGAGGGTTAGTATTCCCAATTGGTGGTTTAAGAGAAAAATCAATTTCTGCTCATAGAAGTGGTTTGAAAAAAATCTTAATTCCTTTTAAAAATACTAAAGATATTGAAGACATTCCTGAAGAAGTAAGAAAAGAACTTGAAGTAGTTCCTGTTCAAAAATATTCAGAAGTTTATGAAAATGTATTTGGTATAAAATTAAACGATCTTGTTAGAGAATTACCAATTGCAACTCCTTCAAAAGAAGAAGGCAAAAAAGCTCATTAA
- a CDS encoding ABC transporter ATP-binding protein, which yields MDNSYNATSNPIGDAIVVNNKEESKQYIPDDKVYKLVKEKNKLKFSWIVLIYGWKYKALFLSVVFVVTFSAFLVSLNTLFLRNVLSAAQASDGRYWNLSWQWWMAVTATDLILLYFCTYIRNSCSIMLAVNIEVELRNLTIKRLLEQDISYYSDKKIGKLMTKLVGDTNVIGNEISGMIAWVIQAPLVIVMGTAMMFAIHWQLALVASICVYSLTFLVILFSLQYQKKVKKVRDVISDVNGDVIDRIGAIKLVKATGTRRYEESRLEELHKPYIKAFKPISKIDGTLLAILIASDVLINLIMITIAIEFFNDNKMLTTTLPSFISAMVGLTRPLWQIAAIIPGLSRAAASSAQIYEVIEKDPILDDKDKTGILFDENISKIEFRQVKFNYPEKPEVNIVPNLDITLEKGKSYAFVGETGSGKSTISKLLLRFYDPTEGCVLVNDKNLSDFNLKSYLSHVGYVEQEPSIIFGDVYDNVRYGHFGATEEEVHEACKKAQIDQIINSWPYGYQTILGERGLLLSGGQKQRLVIARILLRNPELLILDEATSALDNIVEKEIQAQLNELMKDKTSVIIAHRLSTIKDVDKIFVLAPGKGIVQEGTYKELIKIPGKFKDLHDAGKS from the coding sequence ATGGACAATTCATATAATGCTACTAGTAATCCAATTGGAGATGCGATTGTAGTAAATAATAAAGAAGAATCTAAACAATATATTCCAGATGATAAGGTTTATAAATTAGTTAAAGAAAAAAATAAACTTAAATTTTCATGAATAGTATTAATTTATGGATGAAAATATAAGGCTTTATTTTTAAGTGTTGTTTTTGTTGTAACATTCAGTGCATTTTTAGTAAGTTTAAATACATTATTTTTAAGAAATGTTCTTAGTGCTGCACAAGCTTCTGATGGTAGATATTGAAATCTATCTTGACAATGATGAATGGCTGTAACAGCAACAGATTTAATACTGCTATATTTTTGTACATATATTAGGAACTCATGTTCTATTATGCTCGCAGTAAATATTGAAGTCGAATTGAGAAATCTAACAATAAAAAGATTACTAGAACAAGATATTAGTTATTACTCTGATAAAAAAATTGGAAAATTAATGACAAAATTAGTTGGAGATACTAACGTTATTGGAAATGAAATTTCAGGAATGATTGCTTGAGTAATTCAAGCTCCATTAGTTATTGTAATGGGAACAGCAATGATGTTTGCTATTCATTGGCAACTTGCTTTAGTTGCAAGTATTTGTGTATATTCACTAACTTTTCTTGTGATATTGTTTTCTTTACAATATCAAAAAAAAGTAAAGAAAGTTAGAGATGTAATTTCTGATGTTAATGGTGATGTAATTGACCGAATTGGGGCAATTAAATTAGTTAAAGCAACAGGTACTAGAAGATATGAAGAATCAAGACTAGAAGAGCTTCATAAACCTTATATTAAAGCTTTTAAACCAATTTCAAAAATAGATGGTACTTTATTGGCAATCCTAATTGCTTCAGATGTACTAATAAATTTAATTATGATAACTATTGCAATAGAGTTTTTTAATGATAACAAAATGTTAACAACAACTTTACCATCATTCATTTCAGCTATGGTTGGATTGACTCGTCCATTATGACAAATTGCAGCTATTATTCCAGGACTTTCAAGAGCAGCTGCTAGTTCAGCTCAAATATATGAAGTCATTGAAAAGGATCCTATTCTTGATGATAAAGATAAAACAGGAATATTATTTGATGAAAATATTTCAAAAATTGAATTTAGACAAGTTAAATTTAATTACCCTGAAAAGCCAGAAGTTAATATAGTTCCTAATCTTGACATTACTTTGGAAAAAGGAAAATCATATGCTTTTGTTGGAGAAACTGGAAGTGGTAAATCAACAATTTCAAAATTATTATTGAGATTTTATGATCCAACTGAGGGGTGTGTTTTAGTCAACGATAAAAATTTAAGTGATTTTAATCTAAAAAGTTATCTAAGTCATGTTGGGTATGTTGAGCAAGAACCATCAATAATTTTTGGAGATGTTTATGATAATGTTAGATATGGGCATTTTGGTGCAACTGAAGAAGAAGTTCATGAGGCTTGCAAAAAAGCTCAAATTGATCAAATCATTAATAGTTGACCTTATGGTTATCAAACTATTTTAGGAGAACGAGGTTTATTATTAAGTGGAGGTCAAAAGCAAAGATTAGTAATTGCAAGAATTTTACTTAGAAATCCTGAGTTACTAATTTTAGATGAAGCAACAAGTGCTTTAGATAATATTGTTGAAAAGGAAATACAAGCACAATTAAATGAATTAATGAAAGATAAAACATCAGTTATAATTGCTCATAGATTAAGTACAATAAAAGATGTAGACAAAATATTTGTATTAGCTCCTGGTAAGGGAATTGTTCAAGAAGGAACTTACAAAGAATTAATAAAAATTCCAGGAAAATTTAAAGACTTGCATGATGCAGGCAAGTCTTAA
- a CDS encoding replication-associated recombination protein A: MNKPLSFLLRPDTLKNIIGQSHLINNKYGLISKMVEKKFITNLIFYGPPGVGKTSMAISIANDLKAKYDFFNASNDKKEKLQKLIESSNHDEQLILIVDEIHRMNRNIQDYLLEFIESKKVVVFLTTTENPYFVINPAIRSRCTILKLKEITIEEMKEGLKRVLKNNRITLDIEENAFENLCELSNGDLRVAINSIELMIELYSNIKINNEIIEAIFEQAVTKGTGEGDEYHDLKSALQKSIRGSDVDAALHYWARLMQIGDYEVLMRRMIIMAYEDIGLANPTIPIRVYQACQTFRQIGMPEGRIILGLAIIEMALSEKSNSSYLALEKALEDVKNGLAPPIPPYLRDNHYRNAHKLGHGIGYKYAHDYENDWVQQQYLPDEIKDINYFTFKPHSSYEKKLMEIYIKFTKGNKIK; encoded by the coding sequence ATGAATAAACCTTTAAGTTTTTTATTAAGACCAGATACATTAAAAAATATTATTGGTCAATCACATTTAATTAATAATAAATATGGCCTAATATCTAAAATGGTTGAAAAAAAATTTATTACTAATTTAATTTTTTATGGTCCCCCAGGTGTTGGTAAAACTTCAATGGCGATTTCAATTGCAAATGATCTTAAAGCAAAATATGATTTTTTTAATGCCTCAAATGACAAAAAAGAAAAACTTCAAAAATTAATTGAATCATCAAATCACGATGAACAATTAATATTAATTGTTGATGAAATTCATAGAATGAATAGAAATATTCAAGATTATTTATTGGAATTTATAGAATCCAAAAAAGTTGTAGTTTTTTTAACTACAACAGAAAACCCTTATTTTGTAATTAATCCTGCTATTAGAAGTAGATGTACAATTTTAAAATTAAAAGAAATTACTATTGAAGAAATGAAGGAGGGACTAAAAAGAGTTCTAAAAAATAATAGGATTACTTTAGATATTGAAGAGAATGCATTTGAAAATCTTTGTGAACTTTCAAATGGAGATTTAAGAGTTGCTATTAATTCAATTGAATTAATGATAGAACTATATTCAAATATTAAAATTAATAATGAAATTATTGAAGCAATATTTGAACAAGCTGTTACTAAGGGAACAGGAGAAGGTGATGAATATCATGATCTCAAATCAGCTTTACAAAAATCAATTAGAGGAAGCGATGTTGATGCGGCTTTACACTATTGAGCAAGATTGATGCAAATAGGAGATTATGAAGTTTTAATGAGAAGAATGATCATTATGGCATATGAAGATATTGGTTTGGCAAATCCCACTATTCCTATAAGAGTCTATCAGGCTTGTCAAACTTTTAGACAAATTGGTATGCCAGAAGGAAGAATCATTTTAGGTTTGGCAATAATTGAAATGGCTTTAAGTGAGAAATCAAATTCTTCTTATTTAGCTTTGGAAAAAGCCTTAGAAGATGTTAAAAATGGATTGGCACCACCAATTCCACCATATCTTAGAGATAATCATTATCGTAACGCTCATAAATTAGGTCATGGAATTGGTTATAAGTATGCTCACGATTATGAAAATGACTGAGTTCAACAACAATATCTTCCTGATGAAATTAAAGATATTAATTACTTTACATTTAAACCACATAGTAGTTATGAAAAAAAATTAATGGAAATATACATAAAATTTACAAAGGGAAATAAGATAAAATAA